The following are from one region of the Archangium lipolyticum genome:
- a CDS encoding GH92 family glycosyl hydrolase: MKQRHLARAARRFALCAWSALVFAGAARAAEPAAHVNPFIGTTNGGNVFPGAVLPFGMAAFSPEQTPLPGRRFPIAAPGGYEWRSIGIKGFSLTHVSGTGCTGASGDIPLMPITTEVSTSPALDYAFTAYSSLFSHADEEASPGYYAVKLGNGVKAELSATLRTAAGRFTYPPDRPAHLLIRTSDSQIGSSDAQVKVDPEHRTVSGQVTSGNFCGYLAPDRHESYYTLYFVAEFDQPFTAGGTWVDGELKPGSTEARGGTTYGERGHPPGGKGSGAWIRFDSSKTPVVGVRVGISYVSEENARANLRAENPAGTSFDTVRQAARRAWNDRLGQIRITGGTEDERTVFYTALYHSLLHPNVYSDVDGRYRGFDQQVHQVSGQQKAQYANFSGWDVYRSQVQLVTWLDPRIGADIAQSLLNQAQQNGGVWDRWTHNTGATGVMNGDPSPPSVAAIAAFGGTGFDLKGAYVSLLKAATVPTAKDLSKKGCPVLCVGQRPGLDQWLKLHYMPVDAPGWGMASDTLEMVAADFGVAELARRAGDTRNFRRFRERAGWWRNLFNPKATPEGGYIQPRNADGTWPAFKPEQDDGFVEGSGAQYVWMVPFDAQGLFDAMGGTDKAVARLDRFFRKEDGSWAVTKSGPLHAELDNEPSIAAPWLYAFAGQPWKTQAVVREAMRRIWTNKPEGISGNDDLGQMSSWYVWSALGMYPVIPGRAELVLGSPLFPEAVITRPGGTLTIRAPGAAMDSPYVTALKVNGKASTRPWLPESFALAGGTLDFTLSKTPDERWGSAREDAPPSFGPKSR, translated from the coding sequence ATGAAGCAACGACATCTCGCGCGGGCAGCGCGGCGGTTCGCCCTGTGCGCCTGGAGCGCGCTCGTGTTCGCCGGGGCCGCTCGGGCGGCGGAGCCCGCCGCTCATGTGAATCCGTTCATCGGCACGACCAATGGGGGCAACGTCTTTCCCGGCGCGGTGCTGCCGTTCGGCATGGCGGCCTTCAGCCCCGAGCAGACGCCGCTGCCCGGCAGGCGTTTCCCCATCGCCGCGCCCGGTGGCTATGAGTGGCGGTCGATCGGCATCAAGGGCTTCAGCCTGACGCACGTGTCCGGCACCGGCTGCACCGGCGCCAGCGGCGACATCCCGCTCATGCCCATCACCACCGAGGTGTCCACCTCGCCGGCGCTCGACTACGCCTTCACGGCCTACTCAAGCCTGTTCTCCCACGCCGACGAAGAGGCCTCTCCGGGCTACTACGCGGTCAAGCTCGGCAACGGGGTCAAGGCGGAGCTGAGCGCCACCCTCCGCACCGCCGCGGGCCGCTTCACCTATCCGCCGGACCGTCCCGCGCACCTGCTGATCCGCACCTCCGATTCGCAGATCGGCAGCAGCGACGCACAGGTGAAGGTCGATCCCGAGCACCGGACCGTCTCGGGGCAGGTGACGAGCGGCAACTTCTGCGGCTACCTCGCCCCCGACCGGCACGAGAGCTACTACACCCTCTATTTCGTCGCCGAGTTCGACCAGCCGTTCACGGCCGGCGGCACCTGGGTCGATGGCGAGCTGAAGCCGGGCTCGACCGAGGCCCGGGGCGGCACGACGTACGGTGAGCGCGGCCACCCGCCCGGAGGCAAGGGCTCGGGCGCGTGGATCCGCTTCGATTCCAGCAAGACCCCGGTGGTGGGCGTGCGCGTCGGCATCTCCTACGTCAGCGAGGAGAATGCCCGCGCCAACCTGCGGGCCGAGAACCCCGCCGGTACCTCGTTCGACACGGTCCGGCAGGCCGCGCGCCGGGCGTGGAATGACAGGCTGGGGCAGATCCGGATCACCGGCGGAACCGAGGACGAGCGCACCGTCTTCTACACCGCGCTGTACCACTCCCTGCTGCACCCGAACGTCTACAGCGACGTCGACGGCCGTTACCGCGGCTTCGACCAGCAGGTGCACCAGGTCTCCGGGCAGCAGAAGGCGCAGTACGCGAACTTCTCGGGCTGGGATGTCTACCGCTCGCAGGTCCAACTGGTCACCTGGCTGGATCCCCGGATCGGCGCGGACATCGCCCAGTCCCTGCTCAACCAGGCCCAGCAGAACGGAGGCGTCTGGGACCGCTGGACGCACAACACCGGCGCGACCGGCGTCATGAATGGAGACCCGTCACCGCCGTCCGTGGCCGCCATCGCGGCGTTCGGCGGGACCGGGTTCGACCTGAAGGGCGCCTACGTCTCGCTGCTCAAGGCCGCCACCGTCCCCACCGCGAAGGACCTGAGCAAGAAGGGCTGTCCGGTGCTCTGCGTCGGACAGCGCCCGGGTCTCGATCAGTGGCTGAAGCTGCACTACATGCCCGTCGACGCGCCCGGCTGGGGCATGGCGTCCGACACGCTCGAAATGGTGGCGGCCGACTTCGGCGTGGCGGAGCTGGCCCGCCGCGCGGGTGACACCCGGAACTTCCGGCGCTTCCGCGAGCGCGCGGGCTGGTGGCGCAACCTGTTCAACCCCAAGGCCACCCCGGAGGGCGGCTACATCCAGCCGCGCAACGCCGACGGCACCTGGCCCGCCTTCAAGCCCGAGCAGGACGACGGCTTCGTCGAGGGCAGCGGAGCCCAGTACGTCTGGATGGTGCCGTTCGATGCCCAGGGCCTGTTCGACGCCATGGGCGGAACGGACAAGGCCGTGGCCCGGCTCGATCGGTTCTTCCGGAAGGAGGATGGCAGCTGGGCGGTGACCAAATCCGGCCCGCTGCACGCGGAGCTCGACAACGAGCCCTCGATCGCCGCGCCGTGGCTCTACGCCTTCGCCGGTCAGCCCTGGAAGACCCAGGCCGTGGTGCGCGAGGCCATGCGCCGGATCTGGACCAACAAGCCCGAGGGCATCTCCGGCAACGACGATCTCGGCCAGATGTCCTCCTGGTACGTCTGGTCCGCGCTGGGCATGTACCCCGTCATCCCGGGCCGGGCGGAGCTGGTGCTCGGCAGCCCCCTGTTCCCCGAGGCGGTGATCACCCGCCCCGGGGGAACCCTGACGATCCGCGCGCCAGGGGCCGCCATGGACTCGCCCTACGTCACGGCGCTGAAGGTGAACGGAAAGGCCAGCACCCGCCCGTGGCTGCCGGAGTCCTTCGCGCTCGCGGGCGGCACGTTGGACTTCACCCTGTCGAAGACGCCGGACGAACGCTGGGGCAGCGCCCGCGAGGACGCTCCCCCTTCGTTCGGACCGAAGTCCCGCTGA
- a CDS encoding ELWxxDGT repeat protein has product MKYLVPALLACALSLPGCGPSELEPTSYATRTSQPLVLPGSKPVPIPSVPTTNASSDPSVPMRVNGTWLFVADDGVSGRELWKTDGTPAGTVLLKDIRPGANSSSPSFQVSVDEVLFFLADDGTHGFELWKTDGTAEGTVLVRDILPGSNSSALGNLTNLNGTLFFGADDGTHGRELWRSDGTAEGTVLVRDIRPRSNSSDLGNLTNINGTLFFAANDGTHGVELWKSDGTPDGTSLVKDLQPGAASSWPHALIDFNGAVFFGANGFSTGNGLWKTDGTADGTVLVKDLPTSSAHVDMHSPLIVNGSLFFLWDTGYYARPDYELWKTDGTPAGTVLLKTFPSPLFDSTLAQPRFLTDVNGTLFFSASDDAHGIELWKSDGTPDGTSLFEDLQPGPLGSQPTELRVVEGTLFFSAWTGATGREPWKTDGTTTTLVKDLTPGPEGSEPRLLSYSDGTLLFSILDASVGRELWRTDSSFTDTVLLQDIAVQKLSLSPQELTRVGDTLFFTAHDIAFGRRPWKLEPGSLTPTRLSLSSPNLPVNTGNLKELNGLLFFTSGRNGGPGGDLWKSDGTPQGTAIVKNLGDYGYAQSGPLTSVGNSLFFIGVNYGFDPVIWTSDGTEAGTTIVMWFHQRINHSLQPSNLTELDGTLFFNLEASGSGTELCKYDGLPKSYQRVKDINPAVWGSSEPQELTVVGHHLFFSADDGTSGRELWKSDGTEEGTVLVKDIHPGSGPSEPQQFLSAEDTLFFSADDGTSGRELWKSDGTADGTVLVKDIYPGWGSSAPQALARVGGVLFFSADDGTSGRELWRSDGTPDGTFRVRDVRPGPESSSPTALTDVAGTLFFSANDGVHGAELWQSDGTEAGTLLVDDLRPGPQGSSPRGLLHLPGRLVFLADDDTRTGELWVLALPRIACPAGQVVETRSDQGAAVSYPPAQPVDGSPQEARIDYSHASGATFPVGSTTVTVTLHEEGREPESCTFTVTVRALPPQEDPPKEEPSEHDGCGCASGAPGVTGLWLLLALVPLSSGRRRASRS; this is encoded by the coding sequence ATGAAGTACCTGGTTCCGGCCCTCCTCGCTTGCGCCCTGTCCCTGCCAGGCTGCGGGCCGAGTGAACTCGAGCCCACCTCCTACGCCACCCGCACCTCCCAGCCGCTCGTGCTCCCGGGCTCCAAGCCCGTGCCCATCCCGAGCGTCCCCACCACCAATGCGTCCTCGGACCCGTCCGTCCCCATGAGGGTGAATGGAACGTGGCTCTTCGTGGCGGACGATGGGGTCTCCGGCCGCGAGCTGTGGAAGACGGATGGCACTCCCGCCGGCACCGTCCTCCTCAAGGACATCCGGCCCGGCGCCAACTCCTCCTCGCCCTCCTTCCAGGTGAGCGTGGACGAGGTGCTGTTCTTCCTCGCCGACGACGGCACCCACGGCTTCGAGCTGTGGAAGACGGATGGCACCGCCGAGGGCACCGTCCTCGTCCGGGACATCCTGCCCGGATCGAACAGTTCGGCTCTCGGAAACCTGACGAATCTCAACGGGACCCTCTTCTTCGGCGCCGACGACGGCACCCACGGCCGCGAACTGTGGAGGAGCGATGGCACCGCCGAGGGCACCGTCCTCGTCCGGGACATCCGGCCCCGCTCGAACAGTTCGGATCTCGGGAACCTGACGAACATCAATGGGACTCTCTTCTTCGCCGCCAACGACGGCACCCACGGCGTCGAGCTGTGGAAGAGCGATGGCACGCCGGACGGCACCTCCCTCGTCAAGGACCTCCAGCCAGGCGCGGCGAGCTCGTGGCCCCATGCCCTGATCGACTTCAACGGCGCCGTCTTCTTCGGCGCCAACGGATTCAGCACGGGTAACGGGCTGTGGAAGACGGATGGCACCGCCGACGGCACCGTCCTCGTCAAGGATCTGCCCACCAGCTCGGCCCACGTGGACATGCACTCCCCGCTCATCGTGAACGGCAGCCTCTTCTTCCTGTGGGACACGGGCTACTACGCCAGGCCCGACTACGAGCTGTGGAAGACGGATGGCACTCCGGCCGGCACCGTCCTCCTCAAGACCTTCCCCTCCCCCCTATTCGACAGTACGCTCGCGCAGCCCAGGTTCCTGACGGACGTCAACGGCACCCTCTTCTTCTCCGCGAGCGACGACGCCCACGGCATCGAGCTGTGGAAGAGTGATGGCACTCCGGACGGCACGAGCCTCTTCGAGGATCTCCAGCCCGGTCCGCTGGGCTCGCAGCCCACGGAGCTGCGGGTCGTGGAGGGGACGCTCTTCTTCTCCGCCTGGACCGGGGCGACGGGACGCGAACCGTGGAAGACGGATGGCACCACAACCACCCTGGTCAAGGACCTCACGCCCGGTCCGGAGGGCTCGGAGCCCCGGTTGCTGTCGTACTCCGACGGCACCCTGCTCTTTTCCATCCTGGATGCCTCGGTGGGCCGCGAGCTGTGGAGGACGGACAGCTCCTTCACGGACACCGTCCTGCTCCAGGACATCGCCGTCCAGAAGCTCTCCTTGAGTCCCCAGGAACTGACCCGGGTGGGCGACACCCTCTTCTTCACCGCCCACGACATCGCCTTCGGCAGGAGACCGTGGAAGCTCGAGCCCGGCTCGCTCACTCCCACCCGCCTCTCCTTATCCTCTCCCAATCTGCCCGTGAACACGGGGAACCTGAAGGAACTGAACGGCCTGCTCTTCTTCACGTCCGGCCGGAACGGGGGTCCGGGGGGTGATCTCTGGAAGAGCGATGGCACCCCCCAGGGCACCGCCATCGTCAAGAACCTCGGGGACTACGGCTACGCACAGTCCGGACCGCTGACGAGTGTGGGCAACAGCCTCTTCTTCATCGGTGTCAACTACGGATTCGATCCGGTGATCTGGACGAGCGACGGCACGGAGGCCGGTACCACCATCGTCATGTGGTTTCACCAGCGCATCAACCACTCCTTGCAGCCGAGCAATCTGACGGAATTGGATGGCACCCTCTTCTTCAACCTCGAGGCCTCGGGTTCTGGCACGGAGCTGTGTAAGTACGACGGCCTCCCCAAAAGCTACCAGCGAGTGAAGGACATCAACCCCGCCGTCTGGGGGTCCTCGGAGCCCCAGGAGCTGACCGTGGTGGGCCACCACCTCTTCTTCTCCGCCGATGATGGCACCTCCGGTCGCGAGCTGTGGAAGAGCGATGGCACCGAAGAGGGCACCGTCCTCGTCAAGGACATCCACCCCGGCTCGGGCCCCTCCGAGCCCCAGCAATTCCTGAGCGCCGAGGACACCCTCTTCTTCTCCGCGGATGACGGCACCTCCGGCCGCGAGCTGTGGAAGAGCGATGGCACCGCCGACGGCACCGTCCTCGTCAAGGACATCTACCCCGGCTGGGGCTCCTCCGCCCCCCAGGCGCTCGCGCGTGTCGGCGGCGTCCTCTTCTTCTCCGCCGATGACGGCACCTCCGGTAGGGAGCTGTGGCGCTCCGACGGCACCCCTGACGGCACCTTCCGCGTCCGGGACGTGCGCCCGGGCCCCGAGTCCTCCTCGCCCACAGCCCTGACGGATGTGGCGGGTACGCTCTTCTTCTCCGCCAACGACGGCGTCCACGGTGCCGAGCTGTGGCAGAGCGATGGCACCGAGGCCGGCACCCTCCTCGTCGACGACCTTCGCCCCGGCCCCCAGGGCTCCTCGCCCCGCGGCCTGTTGCATCTGCCCGGCAGGCTCGTCTTCCTCGCCGATGACGACACCCGCACCGGTGAGCTCTGGGTGCTCGCCCTGCCACGCATCGCGTGCCCCGCTGGCCAGGTGGTGGAGACCCGTAGCGACCAGGGCGCCGCCGTCTCCTACCCTCCCGCCCAGCCCGTGGACGGTTCCCCCCAGGAGGCTCGCATCGACTACAGCCATGCCTCCGGTGCCACCTTCCCCGTGGGCTCGACGACCGTCACCGTCACGCTCCACGAGGAGGGCCGCGAGCCCGAGAGCTGTACCTTCACCGTCACCGTGCGCGCCCTCCCTCCCCAGGAAGACCCCCCCAAGGAGGAACCCTCCGAGCACGACGGGTGTGGCTGCGCCTCGGGCGCTCCGGGTGTCACCGGGCTGTGGCTCCTGCTCGCGCTGGTGCCCCTGAGCTCCGGCCGGCGGCGCGCCAGCCGGAGCTGA
- a CDS encoding ELWxxDGT repeat protein — translation MKYLVPALLACALSLPGCGPSAPEPTSHSTRTSQPLVLPGSKPVPIPSVLTANASSNPSDSVRVNGTWLFVADDGVSGRELWKTDGTPAGTVLLKDIRPGDGSSSPSFRVTVGGVLFFLADDGTHGSELWKTDGTAEGTVLVRDIRPGPNGSSIDDPTNVDGTLFFTANDGTHGSELWKTDGTAEGTVLVRDIRPGSEDANPDYLTNINGTLFFAANDGTHGVEPWKSDGTPDGTSLIKDLQPGTESSWPHALIDFNGAVFFGATGASSGNGLWKTDGTADGTLQVKDLPTSWVYVKMHSPLIVNGTLFFLWDAGAGTPDGYGLWKTDGTTDGTVLLEAFAYAYSGDTLARPSALTDVNGTLFFTARDATHGVELWKSDGTPDGTGLVEDLQPGPLGSQPTELRVMEGTLFFSAWTEATGREPWKTDGTATTLVRDLMPGPEDSAPRLLSYSDGTLLFSVLDPSVGRELWRTDSTFTDTVLLRDIAVQKLSSNPQELTRVGDTLFFTANDIAFGSRPWKLERGSVTPTRLSFPSLEPLLNTGSMEEMNGLLFFRSGRNGGSGGDLWKSDGTPQGTAILANLGDYGTVQAGELTRVGNRLFFTGLDSNYKQVLWESNGTRAGTTIVMKLIHRSISADPSNLTEVGDTLFFTLWSGGIGTELWRYGGPSAGYQRVKDINPASWASSEPRELTAVGHHLFFSADDGTSGRELWKSDATEEGTVRIKDIHPGAGSSEPQHALSIEGTLFFSADDGTSGRELWKSDGTEEGTVLVKDIHPGSGSSEPQALARVGGVLFFSADDGTSGRELWRSDGTPDGTFRVRDVRPGPESSSPSALTDVEGMLFFSADDGTHGAELWQSDGTEAGTLLVDDIRPGPQGSSPRNMLQLPGRLVFLADDDTRTGELWVLALPRIACPAGQVVETRSDQGAAVSYPPAQPVDGAPQEARIDYSHASGATFPVGSTTVTVTLHEEGREPESCTFTVTVRALPPQDDPPKDDPSKHDGWGCASGAPGVTGLWLLLSLLPLTSGRRRASRG, via the coding sequence ATGAAGTACCTGGTCCCGGCCCTCCTCGCGTGCGCCCTGTCCCTGCCGGGCTGCGGGCCGAGTGCACCCGAGCCCACCTCCCACTCCACCCGCACCTCCCAGCCGCTCGTGCTCCCGGGCTCCAAGCCCGTGCCCATCCCGAGCGTCCTCACCGCCAATGCGTCCTCCAACCCCTCCGACTCCGTGAGGGTGAATGGAACGTGGCTCTTCGTGGCGGACGATGGGGTCTCCGGCCGCGAGCTGTGGAAGACGGATGGCACTCCGGCCGGCACCGTCCTCCTCAAGGACATCCGGCCCGGCGACGGCTCCTCCTCGCCCTCCTTCCGGGTGACCGTGGGCGGGGTGCTGTTCTTCCTCGCCGATGACGGCACCCACGGCTCCGAGCTGTGGAAGACGGATGGCACCGCCGAGGGCACCGTCCTCGTCCGGGACATCCGGCCCGGCCCGAATGGCTCATCGATCGATGACCCGACGAACGTCGACGGGACCCTCTTCTTCACCGCCAACGACGGCACCCACGGTTCCGAGCTGTGGAAGACGGATGGCACCGCCGAGGGCACCGTCCTCGTCCGGGACATCCGGCCCGGCTCGGAAGACGCGAATCCCGACTACCTGACGAATATCAATGGGACTCTCTTCTTCGCCGCCAACGACGGCACTCACGGCGTCGAGCCGTGGAAGAGCGATGGCACGCCGGACGGCACCTCCCTCATCAAGGACCTCCAGCCAGGCACGGAGAGCTCGTGGCCCCACGCGCTGATCGACTTCAACGGCGCCGTCTTCTTCGGCGCCACCGGAGCCAGCTCGGGTAACGGGCTGTGGAAGACGGATGGCACCGCCGACGGCACCCTCCAGGTCAAGGACCTGCCCACCAGCTGGGTCTACGTGAAGATGCACTCCCCGCTCATCGTGAACGGCACCCTCTTCTTCCTGTGGGACGCGGGCGCCGGTACGCCCGACGGCTACGGGCTGTGGAAGACGGATGGCACCACCGACGGCACCGTCCTCCTCGAGGCCTTCGCCTACGCCTACTCCGGCGATACGCTCGCGCGGCCCAGCGCCCTGACGGACGTCAACGGCACCCTCTTCTTCACCGCGAGAGACGCCACCCATGGCGTCGAGCTGTGGAAGAGCGATGGCACGCCGGACGGCACGGGCCTCGTCGAGGATCTCCAGCCCGGTCCTCTGGGCTCGCAGCCCACGGAGCTGCGGGTCATGGAGGGGACGCTCTTCTTCTCCGCCTGGACCGAGGCGACGGGACGCGAGCCGTGGAAGACGGATGGCACCGCGACCACCCTGGTCAGGGACTTGATGCCCGGTCCGGAGGACTCGGCTCCCCGGTTGCTGTCGTACTCCGACGGCACCCTGCTCTTCTCCGTCCTGGATCCCTCGGTGGGTCGCGAGCTGTGGAGGACGGACAGCACCTTCACGGACACCGTCCTGCTCAGGGACATCGCCGTCCAGAAGCTCTCCTCGAATCCCCAGGAGCTGACCCGGGTGGGCGACACCCTCTTCTTCACCGCCAACGACATCGCCTTCGGCAGCAGACCGTGGAAGCTCGAGCGCGGCTCGGTCACGCCCACCCGCCTCTCGTTCCCCTCTCTCGAGCCGCTCCTGAACACGGGGAGCATGGAGGAGATGAACGGCCTGCTCTTCTTCAGATCCGGCCGGAACGGGGGTTCGGGTGGTGATCTCTGGAAGAGCGATGGCACCCCCCAGGGCACCGCCATCCTCGCGAACCTCGGGGACTACGGCACCGTGCAAGCCGGAGAGCTGACGCGTGTGGGCAACCGCCTCTTCTTCACCGGTCTCGACAGCAACTACAAACAGGTGCTGTGGGAGAGCAACGGCACGAGGGCCGGTACCACCATCGTCATGAAGCTCATCCATCGCTCCATCTCCGCGGATCCGAGCAATCTGACGGAAGTGGGTGACACCCTCTTCTTCACCCTCTGGTCCGGGGGGATCGGCACGGAGCTGTGGAGGTACGGCGGCCCCTCCGCGGGCTACCAGCGCGTGAAGGACATCAACCCCGCTTCCTGGGCGTCCTCGGAGCCCCGGGAGCTGACCGCGGTGGGCCACCACCTTTTCTTCTCCGCCGATGATGGCACCTCTGGTCGCGAGCTATGGAAGAGCGATGCCACCGAAGAGGGCACCGTCCGCATCAAGGACATCCACCCCGGTGCTGGCTCCTCCGAGCCCCAGCACGCCCTGAGCATCGAGGGCACCCTCTTCTTCTCCGCCGATGATGGCACCTCCGGGCGCGAGCTGTGGAAGAGCGATGGCACCGAAGAGGGCACCGTCCTCGTCAAGGACATCCACCCCGGCTCGGGCTCCTCCGAGCCCCAGGCGCTCGCACGGGTCGGCGGCGTCCTCTTCTTCTCCGCCGATGACGGCACCTCGGGCAGGGAGCTGTGGCGCTCCGACGGCACCCCCGACGGCACCTTCCGCGTCCGCGACGTGCGCCCGGGTCCCGAGTCCTCCTCGCCCTCCGCCCTGACGGATGTGGAGGGCATGCTCTTCTTCTCCGCCGACGACGGCACCCACGGCGCCGAGCTGTGGCAGAGCGATGGCACCGAGGCCGGCACCCTCCTCGTCGACGACATTCGCCCCGGCCCCCAGGGCTCCTCGCCCCGCAACATGTTGCAACTGCCCGGCAGGCTCGTCTTCCTCGCCGATGACGACACCCGCACCGGTGAGCTCTGGGTGCTCGCCCTGCCACGCATCGCGTGCCCCGCTGGCCAGGTGGTGGAGACCCGCAGCGACCAGGGTGCCGCCGTCTCCTACCCTCCCGCCCAGCCCGTGGACGGTGCCCCCCAGGAGGCTCGCATCGACTACAGCCATGCCTCCGGTGCCACCTTCCCCGTGGGCTCGACGACCGTCACCGTCACGCTCCACGAGGAGGGCCGCGAGCCCGAGAGCTGTACCTTCACTGTCACCGTGCGCGCCCTCCCTCCCCAGGACGATCCCCCCAAGGACGACCCCTCCAAGCACGACGGGTGGGGCTGCGCCTCGGGCGCTCCGGGTGTCACCGGGCTGTGGCTGCTGCTCTCGCTGCTGCCCCTGACCTCCGGCCGGCGGCGCGCCAGCCGCGGCTGA